One window of Kosakonia cowanii JCM 10956 = DSM 18146 genomic DNA carries:
- the rfaP gene encoding lipopolysaccharide core heptose(I) kinase RfaP — MVELKEPLATLWRGKDAFTEVEKLQGEVFRQLETRRTLRFELAGKSYFLKWHQGTAFKEVVKNLLSLRLPVLGADREWKAIHRLHDAGVDTMHGVGFGEKGANPINKTSFIITEDLTPTISLEDYCADWLTTPPQPRVKRMIIHRVATMVRKMHQAGVNHRDCYICHFLLHLPFEGDEQHLKISVIDLHRAQMRAHVPTRWRDKDLIGLYFSSLNIGLTQRDIWRFLTVYFAASPRKIVQQEAGLLAKAQARAEKIRERTERKSL, encoded by the coding sequence ATGGTTGAATTGAAAGAGCCGCTGGCGACACTCTGGCGGGGTAAAGATGCGTTTACTGAAGTTGAAAAGTTACAGGGAGAGGTGTTTCGCCAGCTTGAAACGCGCCGCACCCTGCGTTTTGAACTTGCCGGTAAGAGCTATTTCCTGAAATGGCATCAGGGCACCGCGTTTAAAGAGGTAGTGAAAAATCTGCTTTCGCTGCGCTTGCCGGTGCTGGGTGCCGATCGCGAGTGGAAAGCCATTCATCGTCTGCATGATGCAGGTGTTGATACCATGCACGGCGTTGGGTTTGGCGAAAAGGGTGCCAACCCTATCAATAAAACCTCCTTTATTATCACTGAAGATCTGACGCCAACCATTAGCCTGGAAGATTATTGCGCCGACTGGCTGACAACGCCGCCGCAACCGCGCGTTAAACGGATGATAATTCATCGTGTTGCGACCATGGTGCGCAAGATGCACCAGGCTGGCGTAAACCATCGCGACTGCTATATCTGCCATTTTCTGCTTCATCTGCCTTTTGAGGGCGATGAACAGCACCTGAAAATCTCGGTAATCGATCTTCATCGGGCGCAAATGCGGGCGCATGTGCCGACGCGCTGGCGCGATAAGGATCTGATTGGGCTCTACTTCTCTTCACTCAATATTGGTCTTACCCAGCGGGATATCTGGCGTTTTCTTACCGTCTACTTTGCCGCATCGCCGCGAAAGATTGTTCAGCAAGAAGCGGGCTTATTAGCGAAAGCGCAGGCCCGGGCCGAAAAGATCCGTGAAAGAACGGAACGAAAGTCTCTCTAA
- the rfaQ gene encoding lipopolysaccharide core heptosyltransferase RfaQ: MEKRFHRILVIKMRFHGDMLLTTPVVSTLKRNYPDARIDMLLYKDTMPILSENPEIHALYGMSNKGAPLKEKIQNFFSLVSQLRKNNYDLIVNLTDQHIVAPLVRSLPAKVKISQDYAHRQSAFWKKSFTHLAPFAGEHAVERNLSTLVPLGITDFCRDTTMSYAPEHWERMRSALNEAGVGEHYVVVQPTARQLFKCWDNEKFSQVIDALQARGYDVVLTSGPGADDLACVEEIAHGCARRPVTSLAGKTRFPELGALIAHAALFIGVDSAPGHIAAAVKTPIICLFGATDHVFWRPWSDNIIQFWAGNYQPMPARSQLDRNKKYLSVIPAEDVIAATEKMLPSLEGVS, encoded by the coding sequence GTGGAAAAGCGATTTCACCGAATTCTGGTTATTAAAATGCGTTTTCATGGAGACATGCTGCTGACCACGCCGGTCGTCAGTACGTTAAAACGCAACTATCCTGATGCGCGCATTGATATGCTGCTCTACAAAGACACAATGCCAATCTTATCCGAAAACCCTGAGATTCATGCTCTTTATGGCATGAGCAATAAAGGGGCGCCTTTAAAGGAAAAGATACAGAACTTCTTCTCTCTGGTGAGCCAATTACGCAAGAATAATTACGATCTCATCGTCAACCTGACGGATCAGCATATCGTGGCGCCGCTAGTACGCTCGCTGCCGGCAAAAGTGAAAATTTCGCAGGATTACGCCCATCGGCAGTCCGCTTTCTGGAAAAAGAGTTTTACCCATCTCGCGCCGTTTGCCGGTGAACACGCGGTAGAACGTAACTTATCGACCCTTGTTCCGCTGGGTATCACCGACTTCTGCCGTGATACCACCATGAGCTACGCGCCCGAACACTGGGAGCGTATGCGCAGCGCGCTGAATGAGGCAGGCGTTGGCGAGCACTATGTCGTTGTGCAGCCGACTGCCCGCCAGCTGTTTAAATGCTGGGACAATGAAAAATTCTCGCAGGTGATTGATGCGCTGCAAGCCCGGGGCTATGACGTTGTGCTGACCTCCGGCCCTGGTGCGGACGATCTCGCCTGCGTTGAGGAGATTGCCCACGGATGCGCGCGCAGGCCCGTCACTTCTCTGGCGGGTAAAACGCGTTTCCCTGAACTCGGTGCCTTAATTGCTCACGCCGCGCTGTTTATTGGCGTGGATTCCGCGCCAGGCCATATCGCCGCCGCGGTGAAGACGCCGATTATCTGTCTCTTTGGCGCGACCGACCACGTTTTCTGGCGCCCGTGGAGCGACAACATTATTCAGTTCTGGGCCGGTAATTATCAGCCAATGCCGGCGCGCAGCCAGCTCGACAGAAACAAGAAATATCTCTCCGTCATTCCGGCAGAAGATGTCATCGCGGCAACAGAGAAAATGCTGCCCTCTTTAGAAGGCGTTTCCTGA
- the waaB gene encoding lipopolysaccharide 1,6-galactosyltransferase: MKIAFVGEAVSGFGGMETVIKAVIHSFQQDAFAQCEMFFFCRNDKMDKGWLAGINAAYSFSNSKLSFLRRAIHIRNFKRWVDEHKPDLVICIDTPSCFLTSRAQRKCKHRFTVLSWPHFSLDHKKHGDAVAWADYHLAISSGIKRQMEARDIVPEAIHVIYNPVEPQADTIPAPNADETTTFLYVGRMKFEGQKRVKDLLDGLAQIKGDWHMHAIGDGSDFEKCKAYARKLNIDRNITWHGWQAEPWDVVRDKIKKVSALLLTSSFEGFGMVLLEAMAWGIPCISANCVAGPEDIIREGVNGYLYPPGEMAEFVTLLQQVVDRRTSFQPDTIKQSINKFYSETYNRNMREAIRSVLAALTTSIK; this comes from the coding sequence ATGAAAATTGCATTTGTTGGTGAAGCCGTATCGGGTTTTGGTGGTATGGAAACGGTCATCAAAGCCGTCATTCATTCGTTTCAGCAAGATGCCTTCGCGCAGTGCGAGATGTTCTTTTTTTGCCGTAACGACAAAATGGATAAAGGGTGGCTGGCAGGCATTAACGCCGCTTACTCCTTCTCGAACAGTAAACTCAGCTTTCTCAGGCGCGCGATACATATCCGCAATTTCAAGCGCTGGGTAGATGAGCATAAGCCCGACCTCGTTATCTGCATTGATACGCCCTCCTGCTTTCTGACAAGCAGAGCCCAGCGGAAATGCAAACATCGTTTTACCGTTTTGTCCTGGCCGCATTTCTCGCTGGATCATAAAAAGCACGGCGACGCTGTAGCCTGGGCTGATTATCACCTCGCGATAAGCAGCGGCATCAAAAGGCAGATGGAGGCGCGGGATATTGTGCCGGAGGCAATCCACGTCATCTATAACCCGGTTGAACCGCAGGCTGATACGATCCCCGCCCCGAATGCGGACGAGACGACGACCTTCTTATACGTCGGCAGGATGAAGTTTGAAGGGCAGAAACGGGTTAAAGATCTGCTTGATGGCCTCGCGCAGATCAAGGGTGACTGGCATATGCATGCGATTGGCGATGGCTCCGATTTTGAAAAGTGCAAGGCCTACGCGCGTAAACTCAATATCGACCGCAACATCACATGGCATGGCTGGCAGGCTGAGCCCTGGGACGTGGTCAGGGACAAAATCAAAAAAGTATCTGCGCTGCTGCTGACCTCATCCTTTGAAGGCTTCGGCATGGTGCTGCTGGAAGCGATGGCGTGGGGTATTCCCTGTATCAGTGCAAACTGTGTGGCCGGCCCGGAAGATATTATTCGCGAGGGCGTGAATGGATACCTCTACCCGCCGGGCGAAATGGCTGAGTTTGTGACATTGCTACAGCAGGTCGTTGATCGTCGTACCTCGTTCCAGCCGGATACGATTAAGCAGTCAATCAACAAGTTCTACAGCGAAACATATAATCGAAATATGCGAGAGGCGATTCGCTCTGTCCTCGCTGCACTGACAACGAGCATTAAATGA
- a CDS encoding glycosyltransferase family 4 protein: MVVAFCLYKYFPFGGLQRDFMRIAQTVAGRGHHVRVYVQSWEGDVPAEFELIRVPVTSRTNHGRNAEYHAWVVAHLAQHPADRVVGFNKMPGLDVYYAADVCYAEKVAQEKGFFYRLTSRYRHYAAFEKATFEQGKATQLLMLTDKQIGDFQRHYHTESDRFHILPPGIYPDRKYSQQIANARQIYREKNGIADDQFWLLQVGSDFSRKGVDRTLAAVAALPEALRKKTTLFVVGQDKPGRFAAQAAKAGIKENVHFFSGRSDVAELMAGADLLMHPAYQEAAGIVLLEAITAGLPVIVSAVCGYAHYIARAQCGVVIEEPWSQAALNEALQRALQEPALREAWAARARHFADTEDLYSLPERAADIITGEVNG; the protein is encoded by the coding sequence ATGGTTGTCGCTTTCTGCTTATACAAATATTTTCCGTTCGGCGGCCTGCAGCGCGACTTTATGCGTATTGCGCAAACCGTTGCCGGGCGCGGGCATCATGTCAGGGTCTATGTCCAGTCCTGGGAAGGCGATGTGCCAGCCGAGTTTGAGCTGATCCGCGTCCCGGTCACCTCGCGCACTAACCACGGTCGCAACGCTGAATATCACGCCTGGGTAGTGGCGCATCTGGCGCAGCATCCCGCCGATCGCGTGGTCGGCTTTAATAAAATGCCGGGCCTTGATGTCTACTATGCGGCCGACGTTTGCTACGCCGAAAAAGTGGCGCAGGAGAAGGGCTTCTTTTACCGCCTGACGTCTCGCTATCGCCATTATGCCGCCTTTGAGAAAGCAACCTTTGAACAAGGGAAAGCGACGCAGCTGCTGATGCTGACAGATAAGCAGATTGGCGATTTTCAACGGCACTACCATACCGAAAGCGACAGGTTTCACATTCTGCCACCGGGGATCTATCCGGATCGTAAATACAGCCAGCAGATCGCCAATGCCCGCCAGATCTACCGTGAAAAGAATGGTATCGCGGACGATCAGTTCTGGCTGTTACAGGTTGGATCCGATTTCAGCAGGAAAGGCGTTGACCGGACGCTTGCCGCTGTTGCCGCCCTGCCAGAAGCATTAAGAAAGAAGACGACGCTGTTTGTGGTCGGCCAGGACAAGCCCGGGCGCTTTGCCGCCCAGGCGGCGAAGGCTGGCATTAAAGAGAATGTGCACTTCTTTTCCGGGCGCAGCGACGTAGCTGAACTGATGGCGGGTGCCGATCTGCTGATGCATCCTGCCTACCAGGAAGCGGCGGGTATTGTGCTGCTCGAAGCGATAACAGCTGGCCTGCCGGTGATTGTCAGTGCCGTTTGTGGATATGCGCACTACATTGCCCGCGCGCAGTGCGGCGTGGTGATTGAGGAGCCATGGTCTCAGGCCGCGTTAAACGAAGCGCTACAGCGTGCGCTGCAAGAGCCAGCCTTACGCGAAGCGTGGGCTGCGCGGGCGCGCCACTTTGCGGACACAGAAGATCTTTATAGCCTGCCGGAGAGAGCGGCGGACATCATTACGGGTGAAGTGAATGGTTGA